A single genomic interval of Aureliella helgolandensis harbors:
- a CDS encoding DUF1588 domain-containing protein yields MMRKERPESLLQLASLLLIVALHAPLLRADEGEAQATPIPSTVPSEVEAELSPQLQLGKSIYGASCADCHGAVGEGVEGAYPNALVGDDSSGQLAQLIIDTMPEGEPEACVGEEAAAVAEYIHFAFYSEAAQLRNRPPRQALARLTANQLQQSIADLYALFDGVTRASDKHGLKAEYFAGDRRRDENRKIERIDPFLDFDFGHDSPGEGIEAKSFAIQWEGGVVADVTGRYELVVDSTCSFTLDFGRRGRQLIDNHVQSGEKTEFRRAMTLVAGRVYPISIAFVQRDRKTEIPPARFSLRWVPPDGIEQVIPTRNLVHEWAPPSYALQAELPPDDRSYGFERGIAVNRAWDESTTMAAVEFAEIAAAELWPEYERRHRKEPNENRQQLKNFLAEIVQAAFRRELTDDLRQRHVERQVDAEPGDAEAIKRVVLLCLKSPLFLYPTLDGDCTPSRRAANRLALVLYDSLPTDKTLLKLVAEQKFATREQIRNYVWGHLQDYRVYAKTHEMMIEWLNLAHLQELSKSDELFPGFDKELAVDLQRSLDLFLEEVVWGESDDYRQLFNADWAFTTPRLANFYGETWQPATARVDEAPAADLQSQAEPGSDSPPAAEESAADDSEATGGEQGAKHLVGLKWDSVRHSQLQRSVADDQHRFGLLTHPYLMSGLAYHDSTSPIHRGVFLIRYVLGRTLRPPNEAFTPLSPDLHPDLTTRERVALQTSPESCQVCHVKINGLGFTLENYDAVGRFRVDEKQKPINSQGSYTIRSGKTVEFIDAAGLSAFLTESEDAQRAFVSKAFQHFVKQPPAALRPTALEELTTTFRESDFSIRQLIVEIAVMAAEDAAREREPAQQTPDTAE; encoded by the coding sequence ATGATGCGAAAAGAACGTCCTGAGTCCCTTCTGCAACTGGCTAGTCTGCTTTTGATCGTTGCGCTGCACGCTCCGCTGCTTCGAGCAGATGAGGGTGAGGCTCAAGCAACGCCCATCCCGTCGACGGTCCCCAGCGAGGTGGAAGCGGAACTCTCTCCTCAACTCCAGTTGGGAAAGTCGATTTATGGAGCCAGCTGTGCGGACTGTCATGGAGCGGTCGGCGAGGGAGTCGAAGGTGCCTACCCGAACGCTTTGGTAGGTGATGATTCGAGTGGACAGTTGGCTCAGCTAATTATCGATACCATGCCTGAGGGGGAACCCGAGGCGTGCGTCGGCGAGGAAGCGGCTGCGGTAGCCGAGTACATCCACTTCGCTTTCTACAGTGAAGCGGCTCAGCTCCGCAATCGTCCACCAAGGCAAGCGCTGGCGCGCTTAACTGCCAATCAATTGCAGCAGAGTATTGCTGACCTCTACGCGCTATTCGATGGCGTGACCCGAGCAAGCGATAAACATGGTCTGAAGGCTGAGTATTTTGCGGGGGATCGTCGCCGCGATGAAAATCGAAAAATCGAGCGCATTGATCCCTTCCTCGACTTTGATTTTGGGCATGACAGCCCCGGCGAGGGCATTGAAGCGAAATCCTTTGCGATTCAGTGGGAGGGGGGCGTCGTGGCGGATGTCACTGGACGCTATGAGCTCGTCGTCGATAGCACCTGCTCCTTTACGCTTGATTTCGGCCGCCGAGGTCGGCAGTTGATTGACAACCACGTCCAGTCGGGTGAGAAAACGGAGTTTCGTCGGGCGATGACGCTGGTGGCGGGGCGGGTCTATCCGATCTCGATCGCGTTTGTTCAACGCGACCGAAAAACCGAAATTCCACCAGCGCGATTCTCGCTGCGATGGGTGCCCCCAGATGGTATCGAACAGGTGATTCCCACGCGTAATCTCGTCCACGAGTGGGCCCCGCCAAGCTATGCGCTTCAGGCGGAATTGCCGCCGGACGACCGCAGTTACGGCTTCGAACGAGGGATTGCGGTGAACCGGGCGTGGGATGAGTCGACGACCATGGCCGCAGTGGAGTTTGCCGAAATTGCTGCCGCTGAATTATGGCCTGAGTACGAACGGCGTCATCGCAAGGAACCCAATGAGAATCGCCAGCAACTCAAGAACTTTTTAGCGGAGATTGTCCAAGCCGCCTTTCGACGAGAGCTGACGGATGACCTGCGGCAGCGGCATGTAGAGCGGCAGGTTGATGCTGAACCGGGGGATGCAGAAGCGATTAAGCGAGTGGTGTTGTTGTGTCTCAAATCACCACTGTTCTTGTATCCGACGTTGGATGGTGATTGCACTCCATCGCGACGCGCTGCCAATCGCTTGGCACTTGTGCTGTACGATTCTCTGCCCACCGACAAGACGCTACTCAAACTGGTTGCGGAACAAAAGTTTGCAACGCGGGAGCAGATTCGTAATTACGTGTGGGGGCATCTGCAAGACTATCGGGTCTATGCCAAGACTCACGAGATGATGATCGAATGGCTGAATTTGGCTCATCTTCAGGAACTGTCCAAGAGCGACGAGTTATTTCCTGGATTTGACAAGGAATTGGCGGTCGATCTGCAGCGGTCGTTGGACTTGTTTTTGGAAGAGGTTGTCTGGGGCGAGTCGGACGACTATCGGCAACTGTTCAACGCGGATTGGGCATTTACAACGCCCCGGCTAGCAAATTTCTATGGTGAGACATGGCAACCTGCGACTGCTCGCGTGGACGAGGCGCCGGCAGCTGACTTGCAGAGCCAAGCAGAGCCAGGCAGTGATTCACCGCCCGCAGCTGAGGAATCTGCAGCCGACGATTCTGAGGCAACGGGGGGGGAACAAGGGGCCAAGCATCTTGTGGGGCTAAAATGGGACTCCGTCCGCCACAGCCAACTGCAGCGTAGTGTAGCCGACGATCAGCACCGGTTTGGCCTCTTAACCCACCCCTATTTGATGAGCGGCCTGGCCTATCACGATAGTACTTCTCCCATCCACCGCGGGGTGTTTCTTATTCGCTATGTGCTGGGACGAACACTTCGCCCCCCGAATGAGGCGTTTACGCCGTTGAGCCCCGATTTGCATCCCGATTTGACGACCCGTGAACGTGTTGCATTGCAAACAAGCCCGGAAAGTTGCCAGGTTTGTCATGTGAAGATCAACGGACTTGGTTTTACGCTGGAAAATTATGACGCGGTTGGACGTTTTCGTGTCGATGAAAAACAAAAGCCGATCAATTCCCAGGGAAGCTATACAATTCGGTCTGGAAAAACGGTAGAATTCATTGACGCGGCGGGCCTCTCTGCTTTCCTCACCGAGAGCGAGGACGCCCAGCGGGCGTTTGTCAGCAAAGCCTTTCAGCACTTTGTGAAGCAACCGCCAGCGGCACTTCGGCCGACCGCCTTAGAGGAATTGACCACCACGTTTCGTGAAAGTGATTTCAGCATCCGCCAGTTGATTGTTGAAATCGCGGTCATGGCCGCAGAGGATGCGGCAAGAGAACGGGAGCCTGCCCAGCAGACCCCCGATACCGCTGAATAG
- a CDS encoding ABC transporter ATP-binding protein — translation MDSNPTGAVQPRRRVDFNEAPVPGEGVESQSSSGRTPLKLATPYVLEARQLYKTYRKNKHAVPVLKGCDFTAVAGRTTAILGQSGSGKSTLLHLLGTLDAPDAGEIYFDGERIDQLPRRRRDRFRNNQLGMIFQFYHLLPEVSAYQNVLMPMMIQEGFFGYLKNRAQIKKRATELLTRVGLAHRMHHKPRELSGGEMQRAAIARALIAEPDLLLADEPTGNLDRETGAQILDLLAELNRERGLTIVMVTHDESIAAACDSTIHLEDGRIKA, via the coding sequence ATGGATTCCAATCCCACAGGTGCCGTACAACCACGTCGACGGGTCGATTTTAATGAAGCACCCGTGCCGGGCGAGGGTGTGGAGTCGCAGTCCAGTAGCGGCCGTACACCTTTGAAACTGGCGACTCCCTACGTCCTAGAAGCAAGGCAGCTCTACAAGACCTATCGCAAGAACAAGCATGCGGTTCCCGTACTGAAGGGCTGCGATTTTACGGCGGTGGCGGGTAGGACTACAGCTATCCTTGGGCAAAGTGGATCCGGCAAGAGTACTCTGTTGCATCTGCTCGGTACACTCGATGCGCCTGATGCTGGAGAGATCTACTTTGATGGCGAACGGATTGATCAGCTCCCGCGACGCCGCCGCGATCGATTTCGCAATAATCAATTGGGGATGATCTTCCAGTTTTATCATCTGTTGCCCGAAGTCTCGGCTTATCAGAATGTTCTGATGCCGATGATGATTCAAGAAGGCTTCTTTGGCTATCTCAAGAATCGGGCGCAGATCAAGAAACGCGCCACGGAGTTGTTGACACGTGTGGGCCTCGCGCATCGCATGCACCACAAGCCACGCGAACTCTCCGGTGGAGAGATGCAGCGGGCAGCTATCGCCAGAGCCTTGATTGCTGAACCTGATTTGCTGCTAGCCGATGAGCCTACGGGGAACCTCGATCGAGAGACCGGCGCCCAAATCCTCGACCTCTTGGCTGAACTCAACCGAGAGCGTGGCCTGACGATCGTCATGGTGACGCACGATGAATCGATCGCCGCCGCGTGCGATTCCACCATCCATCTGGAGGATGGACGCATCAAGGCTTAG
- a CDS encoding ABC transporter permease — protein MYRWLLCWRYLRTRYIALASVISVMLGVATLIVVNSVMDGFTTEMQDRMHGILSDVVVESQNTNGIGNHYAIQQEIRQTVGDDLVGLTAVVHVPAMVSIDHRGETRTQQINLIGIDTDTYSKVSDFSKFLMHPDNRKQLDFVLRESGYGVDRPDFPKSGWEYRRSMAARKKQLAALTQQIESEKKRNEELRSMLDEVAVVDGRPSRVPPADLDGLSNSTSSTVGTDQEPVSGEDSSLLASTIEFPEIPAGLSPSAETAEPLAVETSSSGAPALAPQFDAVVSTGGGEARKFDPEVDQHEGIVLGISIGSTRYRNAGGEVTDYYFAQPGDDVQVTFPSAGSTPRAINSRFTVVDFYESKMSEYDATFAFVPLETLQRHRGMQGAISSIQLKLRDGADLNLVRDKLRAKFPIQLGIQVNTWRDLQGALLAAVEMETTILNILLFLIIAVAGFGILATFFMIVVEKTKDIGVLKSLGASGSGIATIFLGYGVLLGAFGAGVGAVAGLVFVAYINNIADVLERITGREVFDPTVYYFDTIPTIVHPAMVVWVVIGAVLIAVMASVLPSIRAARMHPVEALRYE, from the coding sequence ATGTACCGATGGCTCTTATGTTGGCGATATCTCCGCACGCGTTACATCGCCTTAGCTTCTGTGATCAGCGTCATGCTTGGTGTAGCGACGTTGATCGTCGTCAATAGTGTGATGGACGGCTTCACCACTGAAATGCAAGACAGGATGCATGGCATTTTGTCGGATGTGGTTGTCGAGAGCCAGAACACCAATGGAATTGGAAATCACTACGCCATTCAGCAAGAGATCCGGCAAACGGTCGGTGATGATCTGGTCGGCTTGACAGCCGTCGTCCACGTTCCTGCCATGGTCTCAATTGACCATCGTGGTGAGACGCGGACCCAGCAGATTAACCTGATTGGGATCGATACCGACACCTATTCCAAGGTCAGCGATTTCAGCAAATTTTTGATGCATCCCGACAACCGAAAGCAACTGGATTTCGTGTTGCGTGAATCGGGATATGGTGTCGACCGTCCCGATTTCCCCAAGTCGGGTTGGGAGTATCGCCGCTCAATGGCTGCACGCAAAAAGCAGTTGGCCGCACTTACTCAACAGATTGAATCCGAAAAAAAACGCAACGAAGAGCTCAGGAGCATGCTGGATGAAGTAGCGGTCGTTGATGGACGACCGTCGCGAGTACCGCCAGCTGATCTGGATGGCTTATCGAACTCAACGTCCTCGACCGTCGGTACCGATCAAGAGCCCGTCAGCGGCGAGGACAGCTCACTACTGGCGTCGACTATCGAGTTCCCGGAGATTCCTGCAGGGCTTTCCCCATCTGCGGAAACGGCGGAGCCGTTGGCGGTTGAGACTTCCTCCAGTGGCGCGCCGGCCTTGGCTCCACAGTTTGACGCAGTGGTTTCTACCGGTGGTGGTGAAGCTCGCAAGTTTGATCCCGAAGTTGATCAACACGAAGGGATCGTCCTTGGTATAAGTATTGGTTCGACCCGCTACCGCAACGCTGGTGGGGAGGTCACCGACTATTACTTTGCCCAGCCAGGCGATGATGTTCAAGTTACTTTCCCCTCGGCGGGCTCGACACCTAGAGCGATCAATTCACGGTTCACCGTCGTCGATTTTTACGAGAGCAAGATGAGCGAGTACGATGCGACCTTTGCATTCGTACCTCTGGAAACTCTTCAACGCCATCGCGGCATGCAAGGAGCGATCAGCTCGATTCAGCTCAAGTTGAGAGACGGGGCCGATCTCAATTTAGTTCGCGATAAACTTCGCGCAAAGTTCCCAATCCAGCTTGGCATTCAAGTCAACACCTGGCGGGACCTGCAAGGCGCACTTCTGGCCGCAGTCGAGATGGAAACCACCATCCTGAATATCTTGTTGTTTCTGATTATTGCCGTCGCAGGATTTGGGATTTTGGCCACCTTTTTTATGATTGTGGTGGAAAAGACCAAGGACATTGGCGTGTTGAAATCGTTGGGCGCAAGCGGCAGTGGCATCGCCACCATCTTTTTGGGCTACGGAGTCCTGCTGGGCGCCTTTGGAGCCGGCGTAGGCGCAGTGGCTGGTTTAGTTTTTGTTGCTTACATCAACAACATCGCGGATGTGTTAGAACGCATCACCGGACGAGAAGTGTTTGATCCCACCGTGTATTACTTCGATACTATCCCCACAATCGTCCATCCTGCAATGGTGGTTTGGGTCGTGATTGGGGCAGTGTTGATCGCTGTCATGGCAAGTGTTCTCCCTTCCATCCGCGCCGCGCGCATGCACCCCGTCGAGGCCCTTCGTTATGAATAG
- a CDS encoding DUF6666 family protein translates to MVRSLQRISCWQARYRLGLGVVCAAVMLCQTGLAETRHLRGVQPRALRPAAMPRANTPVEANAVSQAAFAQSIVLDSSDTAATSIAPSASSFNGMEVQLEPVPHQTAMHGAHSTTGCDSCGMNVGCCCNPAGWLMDWNRSEVWAGVTSFTGGGAFPATAAGTAGQPGGAFGFQEGFNFGTRLPSLLRGQLGSQLGMRFTQSQLDGTTAGPDNRTQLFLTGGLYRRVDYGFQGGIVVDFLRDDWVYRADLLQIRGELSFLLSPYHDLGFRFSDSQKTEQTSATLLGTPSPIDIELTAMNTYRFFYRYRFGQGGRSMAELAAGWTDSAGAILGMHLKMPLQSELGLDLGATYVFPPNDSLVPYSEESWNLSMALVWTPGRAFGTSRDYYRPMFDVADNGSFISRRVSP, encoded by the coding sequence ATGGTTCGATCACTGCAGAGAATTAGCTGCTGGCAAGCTCGATATCGACTTGGTCTGGGGGTGGTATGCGCGGCAGTCATGCTGTGCCAAACGGGCTTGGCAGAGACGCGGCATCTCCGTGGAGTCCAACCACGTGCTTTACGTCCGGCTGCAATGCCTCGCGCCAACACTCCAGTGGAGGCGAATGCTGTCAGCCAAGCCGCTTTCGCACAGTCGATCGTCCTTGATAGTTCCGATACGGCAGCTACCAGTATCGCGCCGAGCGCTAGCAGCTTTAACGGGATGGAGGTCCAGCTGGAGCCCGTACCGCATCAGACTGCGATGCACGGCGCGCACAGCACCACGGGATGTGACAGCTGCGGAATGAATGTTGGCTGCTGCTGCAATCCCGCTGGCTGGTTGATGGACTGGAATCGATCTGAGGTCTGGGCTGGTGTCACGAGTTTCACCGGAGGTGGCGCGTTCCCTGCCACTGCAGCGGGTACTGCCGGACAGCCTGGTGGCGCTTTCGGTTTCCAAGAAGGATTCAATTTCGGCACGCGCTTGCCTAGCCTATTGCGTGGGCAGCTCGGCTCCCAACTCGGCATGCGATTTACGCAATCGCAACTTGACGGCACCACTGCTGGTCCAGACAACCGCACTCAGTTGTTCCTAACGGGTGGACTGTATCGCCGCGTGGACTACGGATTCCAGGGAGGGATCGTCGTTGACTTCCTCCGTGACGATTGGGTCTATCGCGCTGACTTGCTGCAGATTCGAGGCGAGCTAAGCTTCCTGCTGTCGCCGTATCATGACCTTGGTTTCCGCTTCTCGGACAGTCAAAAAACGGAGCAGACAAGTGCTACACTGCTGGGAACGCCGTCCCCGATCGACATCGAATTGACCGCGATGAATACCTACCGCTTCTTCTATCGATACCGATTCGGGCAAGGCGGGAGAAGCATGGCGGAATTGGCCGCAGGCTGGACCGACTCCGCTGGAGCGATCTTGGGAATGCATTTGAAGATGCCATTGCAAAGCGAGTTGGGACTCGACCTGGGAGCAACTTACGTGTTTCCGCCCAACGATTCGTTAGTTCCCTATTCCGAAGAAAGCTGGAATCTATCCATGGCTCTCGTGTGGACGCCCGGCAGAGCTTTTGGAACCAGCCGAGACTACTACCGTCCCATGTTTGATGTTGCAGACAACGGCAGTTTCATCTCACGCCGAGTCTCCCCGTAA
- a CDS encoding NfeD family protein, whose amino-acid sequence MPPLYLAIFLCFGAFALALLDIFVPSGGLLLVLAGLAALASILFGFQAGMYGGMLMLTLVATAVPLFVVLAIRIWPHTPIGRRVILKLPELANKKVGYWAPAPQEALVGCVFVAESELLPSGQVRVGHRHYNAIAESGIIETGQHFKIIAYRERNLIARLTSEPVTPVAELPAELTGLTPTHNARPLAQPAPSPESLLDRPAEELGLDSLDESSSGS is encoded by the coding sequence ATGCCTCCCTTGTATTTAGCGATCTTCCTTTGCTTCGGAGCTTTTGCCTTAGCTCTGCTCGATATCTTCGTCCCCAGCGGAGGGTTGCTATTGGTGCTTGCTGGGCTCGCCGCCCTGGCATCCATCCTCTTTGGCTTTCAAGCGGGCATGTACGGTGGCATGCTTATGCTGACTCTGGTAGCTACGGCAGTGCCCCTGTTCGTTGTCTTGGCGATTCGTATCTGGCCCCATACTCCCATTGGCCGCCGCGTAATCCTAAAGCTACCCGAGTTGGCAAACAAGAAAGTTGGGTATTGGGCACCTGCTCCGCAAGAAGCTTTGGTGGGCTGTGTGTTTGTGGCGGAGAGCGAGCTACTCCCAAGCGGCCAAGTGCGCGTCGGCCATCGACACTACAATGCGATCGCTGAAAGTGGCATTATCGAGACTGGGCAGCATTTCAAAATCATTGCGTACCGCGAACGCAACTTGATTGCTCGGCTCACCAGCGAGCCTGTCACCCCAGTTGCCGAACTACCTGCGGAGTTGACGGGTTTAACACCGACCCACAACGCTAGGCCTCTAGCCCAACCCGCACCATCCCCGGAGAGTCTGCTAGACCGACCGGCAGAGGAACTGGGGCTCGACTCGCTTGACGAATCCTCCAGTGGATCCTAG
- a CDS encoding RbsD/FucU family protein, with the protein MLHTTLLHPEILKCCAQAGHHSKILIADGNYPAASKIGPRAQLVSLQLMPGIPTVAQVLKAILSEVPIDVINTMGIEPTDEYASAGDPPVWNEFRQILKDAGSTRQLEPIVKWDFYDAVESGDHVLTIQTADQALWANLLLSVGVRTPA; encoded by the coding sequence ATGCTACATACAACTCTACTCCATCCGGAAATCCTCAAGTGCTGCGCCCAAGCGGGGCATCATTCCAAGATTTTGATTGCCGACGGTAATTACCCCGCTGCATCCAAAATCGGTCCTCGAGCTCAGTTGGTCTCCTTACAGCTGATGCCCGGAATTCCCACGGTCGCGCAGGTCTTAAAAGCGATCTTGAGCGAAGTGCCGATTGACGTGATTAACACTATGGGAATCGAGCCAACGGACGAGTATGCGTCGGCGGGGGATCCTCCTGTGTGGAACGAGTTCCGACAAATACTGAAGGATGCCGGTTCGACGCGCCAGCTAGAGCCGATCGTTAAGTGGGATTTTTATGACGCGGTTGAATCGGGCGATCACGTCTTGACCATCCAGACAGCCGATCAAGCATTGTGGGCCAATCTACTGCTGAGTGTTGGTGTCCGCACGCCAGCTTAG
- a CDS encoding aldo/keto reductase, with the protein MQRRRLGKTDLDLPILGFGASSLGAEFRGVSLDDVFASVKVALELGINFIDTSAFYGRGMSEVLLGVALKEVPRDSYNICTKLGRFDLEHFDFSARRVAESVDVSLHRLGCEYLDIVLCHDIEFVPLQQIIDETLPALRKQQAAGKVKYIGVSGYPQKIFHKILEQTELDCVMSYNQYTLQNTRFADETIPLLKEKGVGVMNAGPFSARLLTNAKLPDWFRDPKEVQDAARQAAEHCTRKGVDIAELALQFCLQNEDIATTVAGSANPKNIRKWAEWARKPIDQELLAEVQAIFAPVRNVGHQEGLPENN; encoded by the coding sequence ATGCAACGCAGACGACTAGGAAAAACAGATTTAGACTTGCCAATTCTTGGCTTTGGCGCTTCATCGCTGGGGGCCGAGTTTCGGGGAGTTTCACTAGACGATGTGTTTGCGTCGGTGAAAGTTGCGTTGGAGTTGGGGATCAACTTCATCGACACTTCAGCTTTCTACGGGCGTGGCATGAGCGAAGTGCTGCTCGGCGTTGCGCTTAAAGAGGTACCGCGCGACAGCTACAATATATGCACCAAGCTTGGTCGATTCGACCTCGAACATTTTGATTTTTCGGCGCGGCGGGTTGCGGAAAGCGTCGATGTTTCGCTGCATCGCTTGGGTTGCGAGTACTTAGACATCGTGCTTTGCCACGACATCGAATTTGTCCCCCTGCAGCAAATCATTGACGAGACCTTGCCCGCGTTGCGCAAGCAGCAAGCTGCCGGTAAAGTCAAATACATTGGTGTCAGCGGCTATCCGCAAAAGATTTTCCACAAAATCCTCGAGCAAACCGAGCTCGATTGCGTGATGAGCTACAACCAGTACACGCTGCAGAACACGCGATTCGCGGACGAAACCATTCCCCTGCTCAAGGAGAAGGGAGTGGGGGTGATGAACGCGGGGCCCTTCAGTGCTCGCCTGCTGACGAACGCCAAGCTACCCGACTGGTTTCGTGATCCCAAGGAAGTCCAAGACGCTGCTCGCCAAGCGGCGGAGCATTGCACCCGTAAAGGTGTCGACATCGCAGAGCTCGCCCTGCAGTTCTGCTTGCAGAATGAGGATATCGCAACCACTGTCGCCGGCAGCGCCAATCCCAAAAACATTCGCAAGTGGGCCGAATGGGCGCGCAAGCCAATCGATCAAGAGCTGTTGGCCGAAGTCCAAGCTATCTTTGCACCGGTCCGCAATGTTGGACACCAAGAGGGGCTTCCGGAAAACAACTAG
- the malQ gene encoding 4-alpha-glucanotransferase, translating into MSQFERASGVLLHVTSLPSPYGVGDLGRGAYRFVDFLVQSGQRIWQLLPIGPTIQCESPYSCYSAFAGNPVLISPELLVADGFLPSGALQHIENSDESPRQADFVHARNIKNELLRESFEFFLGQAGCSELDEFEAFCTTHKWWLDDFSLFAALMQHFGNDDWCSWPTELVTRDSAALGRWREQLSKEVEYEQYVQYLFFQQWNKLKAYAAANRVQLFGDMPIFVAHGSADVWANQEVFCLDEGGKSTVVAGVPPDYFSKTGQLWGNPLYNWKALEQTDYRWWTNRFRMAFQLYDILRIDHFRGFEAYWEVPADAKTAVNGKWAPGPGKAPFDAARRALGELPIVAEDLGMITEAVHELREQLGFPGMRVLQFGFDSADDLFHRPESYPENSAAYTGTHDNSTIVGWLKEREGRAAGEDILQGYLEDPIRSGMPYHWQLISMVLRSPSDLAIIPLQDILGLDDDSRMNVPGKAHGNWGWRYEASQLTQELIDRLKIITIASDRESVPMVAEAIH; encoded by the coding sequence GTGTCTCAATTTGAACGAGCCTCAGGAGTTCTCCTGCACGTCACTAGTCTCCCAAGTCCTTACGGTGTAGGTGATTTGGGGCGTGGCGCGTATCGCTTCGTCGATTTTTTAGTCCAGTCGGGACAGCGAATTTGGCAATTGCTGCCCATTGGTCCGACGATTCAATGCGAATCTCCGTACAGTTGTTATTCAGCCTTTGCAGGCAACCCGGTGCTCATCAGCCCCGAGTTGTTGGTTGCGGACGGTTTCCTGCCGAGTGGTGCTTTACAGCACATCGAGAACTCGGATGAGTCGCCACGGCAGGCTGATTTTGTACATGCACGGAATATCAAAAACGAATTGCTGAGAGAATCGTTCGAGTTCTTTCTTGGCCAAGCCGGCTGCAGTGAACTCGATGAGTTTGAAGCGTTTTGCACTACGCATAAATGGTGGCTCGACGACTTCAGCCTGTTTGCGGCGCTCATGCAGCATTTTGGCAATGACGATTGGTGCTCCTGGCCAACCGAATTGGTGACACGCGATTCCGCGGCGCTTGGACGCTGGCGTGAGCAGCTTTCCAAGGAGGTGGAATATGAGCAATATGTACAATATTTGTTCTTCCAACAGTGGAACAAGCTGAAAGCGTACGCGGCCGCCAATCGCGTGCAGCTGTTTGGGGATATGCCGATTTTTGTCGCCCACGGTAGTGCCGATGTCTGGGCCAACCAAGAGGTGTTCTGCCTAGACGAAGGTGGGAAATCGACGGTGGTCGCTGGCGTGCCTCCCGATTACTTCAGTAAGACGGGGCAATTGTGGGGAAATCCCCTCTACAACTGGAAGGCGTTGGAGCAGACCGACTACCGTTGGTGGACCAACCGCTTTCGTATGGCCTTCCAGTTATACGACATACTGCGGATTGACCACTTTCGTGGATTTGAGGCCTACTGGGAGGTTCCGGCAGATGCTAAGACGGCCGTGAATGGCAAATGGGCTCCCGGTCCTGGAAAAGCTCCCTTTGATGCGGCTCGTCGCGCCTTGGGGGAACTTCCCATCGTTGCGGAAGATCTCGGGATGATTACCGAAGCGGTGCACGAGCTCCGCGAGCAGCTTGGGTTCCCAGGCATGCGCGTCCTCCAATTCGGCTTCGATAGCGCTGACGATCTGTTCCACCGCCCGGAGAGCTATCCCGAGAATAGTGCCGCATACACCGGGACTCATGACAACAGCACGATCGTCGGTTGGTTGAAAGAACGCGAAGGTCGTGCAGCGGGCGAGGATATCCTCCAAGGGTACTTGGAAGACCCGATTCGCTCTGGGATGCCCTACCACTGGCAGCTCATCTCGATGGTGCTGCGCTCGCCGTCTGATTTGGCCATTATCCCGCTCCAAGACATTCTAGGGCTCGATGATGACTCTCGAATGAACGTGCCTGGCAAGGCGCATGGCAATTGGGGGTGGCGCTATGAAGCGTCGCAGTTGACCCAAGAGTTGATCGACCGACTGAAGATCATTACGATCGCTTCAGATCGGGAGTCAGTCCCCATGGTCGCAGAGGCCATTCATTAG